One part of the Tolypothrix sp. NIES-4075 genome encodes these proteins:
- the galT gene encoding galactose-1-phosphate uridylyltransferase yields MYSHKLLKPDGRQLILYSRYPISDNIIATSPSNEPVRANPHLRWHPLRGEWVAYASHRQGRTFMPPPEYNPLAPTTNPEFPTELPQGKYDVAVFDNRFASMALTANDPPKCIVETMPANGACEVVVFTQDPNAFLSSLSLDHLDLLLQVWGDRTRVLGENPQIQYVLPFENKGVEVGVTLHHPHGQIYAYPFVPPHPARMLEQQRQFYQQHQRGLLEDLIQKEIADNQRIIYQDEYAIAFVPVCARYPYEVWIAPIKPVPTFMELTNVQRQGLAKALKTVTLKYDGLWNRPFPYLMAWFQAPTDSKAHPEAHLHAQFYPPYRTSERLKYLAGTELAAAMFANDALPEEKAKELQAVVVNLQTPVRL; encoded by the coding sequence ATGTACTCCCACAAGCTGTTAAAGCCAGATGGACGTCAACTGATATTATACAGTCGATACCCAATTTCTGATAATATCATCGCCACTAGCCCCAGTAACGAGCCAGTACGGGCAAATCCCCACCTACGCTGGCACCCGTTACGCGGTGAATGGGTTGCTTATGCGAGTCATCGTCAGGGGCGGACTTTCATGCCGCCTCCAGAGTATAACCCGCTAGCACCCACGACCAATCCTGAGTTTCCGACGGAACTACCTCAAGGTAAGTATGATGTGGCGGTGTTCGATAACCGCTTTGCGTCAATGGCGTTGACTGCAAACGATCCGCCTAAGTGCATCGTGGAAACTATGCCTGCCAACGGAGCCTGTGAGGTAGTGGTTTTTACGCAAGACCCCAACGCCTTTCTGAGTTCTTTGTCACTGGATCACCTAGATTTGCTGTTGCAAGTGTGGGGTGATCGCACTCGCGTATTAGGAGAAAATCCGCAAATTCAGTACGTGCTACCCTTTGAAAACAAAGGCGTAGAAGTAGGTGTTACTTTGCACCATCCCCACGGGCAAATCTACGCTTATCCTTTTGTACCGCCACATCCAGCACGGATGTTGGAGCAACAGCGGCAATTTTACCAGCAACATCAGCGGGGTTTGCTAGAAGATTTGATTCAAAAGGAGATTGCTGACAATCAGCGGATTATTTATCAAGATGAGTATGCGATCGCATTCGTCCCGGTATGCGCTCGTTACCCCTATGAAGTTTGGATTGCCCCAATTAAGCCTGTTCCCACCTTCATGGAACTTACGAACGTACAGCGTCAGGGACTCGCCAAAGCCTTAAAAACTGTCACTCTCAAGTATGACGGTTTGTGGAATCGCCCGTTTCCTTACCTAATGGCTTGGTTCCAAGCACCAACTGACAGTAAAGCGCATCCCGAAGCGCATTTACACGCTCAGTTTTATCCACCATATCGGACAAGCGAAAGGCTGAAGTATTTGGCAGGAACCGAACTTGCAGCGGCAATGTTTGCCAATGATGCTTTACCAGAAGAGAAGGCAAAAGAGTTACAAGCAGTCGTGGTGAATCTCCAAACGCCAGTGCGGTTGTAA
- a CDS encoding IS630 family transposase produces MKKGSASMQCASGRRQGRVNMIAALCDQNLIAPFTIEGACNRTVFETWLETCLLPILEPGQVVVMDNATFHKGGCIQQLIQDAGCEVLYLPPYSPDLNKIEKCWSWLKSRIRKKLDQFDCLRDAIEHVLRLTS; encoded by the coding sequence ATGAAAAAGGGCAGCGCTTCCATGCAATGCGCGTCAGGCCGTCGTCAGGGTCGGGTAAACATGATTGCCGCACTATGTGACCAAAACTTGATCGCTCCCTTCACTATTGAGGGTGCATGTAATCGAACAGTATTTGAAACATGGTTGGAAACCTGTTTGCTTCCTATACTCGAACCAGGACAGGTTGTAGTCATGGATAATGCAACGTTCCATAAAGGTGGGTGCATTCAACAACTGATCCAGGATGCGGGATGTGAAGTGCTATACTTACCACCTTATTCTCCAGACCTTAACAAGATTGAAAAATGCTGGTCTTGGTTAAAAAGTCGAATCCGCAAAAAGCTGGATCAGTTCGATTGTTTACGAGATGCCATTGAGCATGTCTTGCGTTTGACGTCTTAA
- a CDS encoding DUF3288 family protein, translating into MTDASVGKDQQHPLYNRDRPLIDSLLSQEPTDYNLAELARLRMRYQGFPGARDIQQSLDKVLLTWGLTEAELYDKTRQIHNFAKIYKTRGKKEEQDWN; encoded by the coding sequence ATGACAGACGCATCTGTAGGTAAAGACCAACAACATCCGCTTTACAATCGCGATCGCCCTCTAATAGATAGTTTACTATCTCAAGAGCCAACAGATTACAATTTAGCAGAACTTGCTAGACTGCGAATGCGTTATCAAGGCTTTCCAGGTGCGAGAGACATCCAACAGAGTTTAGATAAAGTCTTGCTTACTTGGGGTTTGACAGAAGCGGAACTTTATGACAAAACCCGCCAAATTCACAACTTTGCGAAGATTTACAAAACTCGCGGCAAAAAAGAAGAACAAGATTGGAATTAG
- a CDS encoding ATP-dependent Clp protease ATP-binding subunit: MFEHFTSEAIRVIMLAQEEARRLGHNFVGTEQILLGLMGEGTGVAAKVLTELGVTLKDARREVEKIIGRGTGFVPPEIPFTPKVKSLFEQSFKEARSLGHNYINTEHLLLGLTEAGEGVAAKVLQNLGVELQSVRSAVIRRLGDDASVTAGGGQKRTQNLSIEEFGRNLTKLAKEGKIDPVVGREKEIERAVQILGRRTKNNPVLVGEPGVGKTAIAEGLAQRIINQDVPDILQDKQVISLDMGSVVSGTRFRGDFEERLKKIMEEIRTAGNIILVIDEIHTLVGAGGTEGGLDASNILKPALARGELQCLGATTLDEYRKHIERDAALERRFQPIMVGEPTVQETIEILQGLRSVYEQHHRVTISDAALKAAAELSDRYISDRFLPDKAIDLIDEAGSRVRLRNSMSSTNKELKRQLISVSKAKDESVRVQDFDKAGQLRDQELEIEAQLQLESQNEATFHGIVDEEDIAQIVASWTGVPVNKLTESESELLLHLEDTLHQRLIGQEQAVTSVSRAIRRARVGLKNPNRPIASFIFSGPTGVGKTELAKSLASYFFGSEEAMIRLDMSEYMERHTVSKLIGSPPGYVGYDEGGQLTEAVRRRPYTVLLFDEIEKAHPDVFNMLLQILDDGHLSDAKGRKVDFKNTLIILTSNIGSKVIEKGGGGLGFDFSENAADANYTRIKTLVNEELKAYFRPEFLNRLDEIIVFTQLNKEEVKQIAQIMLKEVAGRLTEKGITLEVTERFKERVVQEGYDPSYGARPLRRAIMRLLEDSLAEAMLSGQVVDGDSAIVDVDDDGQVVVRKTEKRELLLTSVG, encoded by the coding sequence ATGTTTGAACACTTCACTTCCGAAGCCATTAGAGTAATTATGTTAGCTCAGGAGGAAGCTCGGCGCCTGGGACACAACTTTGTAGGCACAGAACAGATTCTCCTGGGCTTGATGGGAGAAGGAACTGGGGTGGCTGCAAAAGTGCTGACTGAGTTGGGTGTTACCCTCAAAGACGCACGTCGAGAAGTAGAAAAAATCATTGGTCGCGGTACAGGCTTTGTACCACCAGAAATTCCCTTTACACCCAAAGTAAAAAGCCTGTTTGAGCAATCATTTAAAGAAGCTCGCAGTCTGGGACACAACTACATAAACACAGAACATCTACTTTTGGGATTGACTGAAGCTGGTGAGGGCGTTGCCGCCAAAGTACTGCAAAATCTGGGAGTTGAGCTACAAAGTGTCCGCAGTGCAGTCATTCGCCGCTTGGGTGATGATGCAAGCGTTACCGCAGGTGGTGGTCAAAAACGCACCCAAAACCTGAGTATAGAAGAGTTTGGCAGAAATCTCACCAAACTAGCCAAAGAAGGCAAGATTGACCCTGTAGTTGGTCGAGAAAAAGAAATTGAGCGTGCCGTGCAAATTCTCGGTCGCCGCACGAAGAATAACCCAGTGTTGGTTGGCGAACCAGGAGTAGGCAAAACAGCGATCGCCGAAGGTCTAGCACAACGCATTATAAATCAAGATGTGCCGGATATTTTGCAAGACAAGCAAGTTATCAGCCTAGACATGGGTTCGGTGGTGTCAGGTACTCGCTTCCGTGGCGATTTTGAAGAACGCCTGAAGAAAATCATGGAGGAAATCCGCACGGCGGGTAATATCATCCTCGTGATAGATGAAATTCACACGCTTGTTGGTGCAGGTGGCACAGAAGGCGGCTTGGATGCTTCTAATATTCTCAAGCCAGCATTAGCGCGAGGTGAACTTCAATGCTTGGGAGCAACTACCCTTGATGAGTATCGCAAGCACATCGAGCGCGATGCAGCTCTAGAGCGTCGTTTCCAACCGATTATGGTCGGGGAACCCACTGTACAGGAAACCATCGAGATTCTACAGGGCTTGCGGAGCGTTTACGAGCAGCACCACAGAGTCACAATTTCAGATGCAGCGCTAAAAGCTGCGGCTGAGTTGTCAGACCGCTATATTAGCGATCGCTTCTTACCAGACAAAGCAATAGACTTGATTGATGAAGCCGGTTCTCGCGTTCGTCTGCGGAACTCGATGTCTTCTACCAACAAAGAACTCAAGCGCCAACTCATCAGCGTTTCCAAAGCTAAAGATGAATCCGTTAGAGTTCAAGATTTTGACAAAGCAGGACAACTGCGCGACCAAGAGTTAGAAATTGAAGCGCAACTGCAATTAGAATCACAAAACGAGGCAACTTTCCACGGAATCGTTGATGAGGAAGACATCGCCCAAATCGTGGCTTCCTGGACTGGTGTACCCGTCAACAAGCTGACCGAATCTGAGTCAGAGTTGCTTCTACACTTAGAAGATACTCTCCACCAACGGCTTATCGGTCAAGAACAAGCAGTTACCTCAGTATCTCGCGCCATTCGTCGCGCTAGAGTTGGCTTAAAAAATCCCAACCGTCCGATCGCTAGCTTTATTTTCTCTGGTCCTACCGGAGTCGGTAAAACCGAGTTAGCAAAATCCTTAGCGAGTTACTTCTTCGGTTCTGAAGAAGCAATGATTCGCTTGGATATGTCGGAATACATGGAACGTCACACCGTTTCTAAGTTAATTGGTTCGCCTCCTGGTTACGTCGGATACGACGAAGGCGGACAACTAACCGAAGCCGTGCGCCGCAGACCATACACAGTGCTGCTATTCGACGAAATCGAAAAAGCGCACCCCGATGTATTCAATATGCTGCTGCAAATCTTAGATGACGGTCATCTCAGTGATGCGAAAGGTCGAAAAGTGGACTTTAAGAACACTTTGATCATCTTGACTTCTAACATCGGTTCTAAGGTGATTGAAAAAGGTGGTGGTGGTTTGGGCTTCGATTTCAGCGAAAATGCAGCCGATGCAAATTACACCCGCATCAAAACTTTGGTGAACGAAGAATTAAAAGCTTACTTCCGTCCTGAGTTCCTCAACCGTCTGGATGAGATTATCGTCTTCACTCAGTTGAACAAAGAAGAAGTCAAGCAAATCGCCCAAATCATGCTCAAAGAAGTTGCTGGTCGCTTAACTGAAAAGGGAATTACCTTAGAAGTCACAGAACGCTTCAAAGAGCGTGTGGTACAAGAAGGTTATGACCCCAGCTACGGTGCTAGACCGTTACGTAGAGCGATTATGCGCCTTTTGGAAGATTCTCTCGCCGAAGCAATGCTATCCGGTCAAGTCGTTGATGGAGACTCAGCCATTGTTGACGTTGACGACGACGGTCAGGTGGTAGTACGTAAGACAGAAAAACGCGAGTTGTTATTAACAAGTGTTGGCTAA
- a CDS encoding helix-turn-helix domain-containing protein, whose amino-acid sequence MPKPYSYDLRQKVIQAIELDGLKKSEVSQLFNISRNTIDLWLKRKSETGDFQALANKPPGNGHKITDWEKFREFALSHGDKTQVEMASLWEGQISDRTISRALKKIGFTRKKRPTATVSAMKTNGKRL is encoded by the coding sequence ATGCCCAAACCTTACAGTTACGACCTTCGTCAAAAGGTCATCCAAGCCATTGAACTTGATGGCTTGAAGAAAAGCGAGGTCAGTCAACTGTTCAATATTAGTCGCAATACCATAGACTTATGGCTGAAGCGAAAAAGCGAAACAGGCGACTTCCAAGCCTTAGCGAACAAGCCTCCTGGGAATGGTCATAAAATTACCGACTGGGAAAAATTCCGAGAGTTCGCTTTATCTCATGGGGATAAAACCCAAGTCGAGATGGCCTCACTTTGGGAGGGACAAATCAGCGATCGCACCATTTCACGAGCGTTAAAAAAAATTGGCTTCACTCGAAAAAAAAGACCTACGGCTACCGTGAGCGCGATGAAGACAAACGGCAAGCGTTTGTAG
- a CDS encoding glycoside hydrolase family 2 protein yields the protein MSLLKLHNPEAALTSNADNQTNFGLTETAYPRPQLRRSHWQNLNGLWKFAFDDEGKCIQPSHISQWTDYIEVPFAPESTKSGIGDTGFHPNCWYEREFETPPGEDRLLLHFGAVDYRARVWVNGQYIAEHEGGHTNFTLDITHVLNDSGITKVTVWASDDPSDLAKPRGKQDWQLQPHSIWYPRTSGIWQTVWVERVGATYIDHIRWTPDFERWEIGCYAALAGNAPASGIQIKVKLSVGDRLLANDTYEVFNGEVSRRIALSDPGIDDYRNELLWSPEKPTLIDAEIQLWQGNQLLDKVITYTAMRTVSIQRDRFMLNGRPYYLRLVLDQGYWHDSLMTAPDDEALRRDVELAKAMGFNGVRKHQKIEDPRFLYWADVLGLLVWEEMPSAYRFSPKAVERTTKEWTEVIKRDVNHPCIVAWVPFNESWGVPNLVETQAHRNYVLAMFHLTKTLDPTRPVIGNDGWESTDTDILALHDYDTNPSHLAARYGPEVKLSDLFDRKRPGGRILTLDNYPHQGQPIMLTEFGGIAYAPETNPDANKVWGYERCWNISELQMKYTALLESINSIEIFSGFCYTQFTDTFQEANGLLYSDRTPKFPIEAIRAATLSGGLCTPTSC from the coding sequence ATGAGCTTGTTAAAGTTACACAATCCTGAGGCTGCACTAACCTCTAATGCCGATAATCAGACGAATTTCGGTTTGACAGAAACGGCATACCCGCGTCCGCAGCTGCGGCGATCGCATTGGCAAAATCTAAACGGTCTGTGGAAGTTCGCATTTGATGACGAAGGCAAATGCATTCAACCCAGCCATATTAGTCAGTGGACAGATTATATAGAAGTTCCCTTTGCTCCCGAATCTACCAAAAGTGGTATTGGCGATACAGGATTTCACCCAAATTGCTGGTACGAGCGAGAATTTGAAACGCCTCCAGGCGAGGATAGATTGCTGCTGCACTTCGGTGCTGTAGACTATCGCGCTCGTGTCTGGGTAAATGGTCAATACATAGCTGAACATGAAGGTGGACATACCAATTTCACCCTCGATATTACCCATGTATTGAATGACAGCGGTATAACAAAAGTAACAGTCTGGGCTTCTGATGACCCTTCTGACCTCGCCAAACCTAGAGGAAAACAGGATTGGCAACTCCAACCGCACAGTATTTGGTATCCTCGCACCAGTGGTATTTGGCAAACTGTATGGGTTGAGCGCGTGGGTGCAACTTATATAGATCACATCCGCTGGACTCCCGACTTCGAGCGGTGGGAAATTGGTTGTTATGCGGCTCTAGCCGGTAATGCTCCGGCTTCGGGGATACAAATAAAGGTGAAACTGAGCGTTGGCGATCGCCTGCTGGCGAACGATACTTATGAAGTATTCAACGGCGAAGTTAGCCGCCGCATTGCCCTTTCAGACCCAGGTATCGACGACTACCGCAACGAATTGCTGTGGAGTCCGGAAAAACCAACGCTGATTGACGCAGAAATTCAACTATGGCAGGGAAACCAACTACTAGATAAAGTAATAACTTATACAGCAATGCGGACTGTGAGCATCCAGCGCGATCGCTTTATGCTTAATGGTCGTCCCTACTATTTGCGCTTAGTTCTCGATCAAGGCTACTGGCATGATAGCCTAATGACCGCACCCGATGATGAAGCGTTGCGACGAGATGTAGAACTCGCCAAAGCGATGGGTTTCAACGGTGTCCGCAAGCACCAAAAAATTGAAGACCCCCGCTTTTTATATTGGGCAGACGTGTTAGGGCTGTTAGTATGGGAGGAGATGCCCAGTGCCTATCGCTTCTCGCCTAAAGCAGTTGAGCGCACCACCAAAGAGTGGACTGAAGTCATCAAACGTGACGTCAACCACCCGTGTATTGTGGCTTGGGTTCCGTTTAATGAATCTTGGGGAGTTCCGAATCTGGTCGAAACCCAAGCTCACCGGAACTACGTTTTAGCAATGTTTCACTTGACAAAGACGCTAGATCCGACTCGCCCAGTAATTGGTAACGATGGTTGGGAAAGTACAGATACTGACATTCTCGCTCTCCATGACTATGACACCAATCCTTCTCACTTGGCTGCTCGCTATGGACCGGAAGTCAAGCTATCAGATTTGTTTGATCGTAAGCGTCCCGGAGGACGTATCTTGACCTTAGACAACTATCCTCATCAAGGACAGCCAATAATGCTGACGGAGTTTGGCGGTATCGCCTATGCTCCTGAGACTAACCCCGATGCTAACAAAGTTTGGGGATATGAGCGTTGCTGGAATATCTCCGAGCTACAAATGAAATATACCGCCTTGCTGGAAAGTATCAATAGTATTGAGATATTCAGCGGCTTTTGTTATACGCAGTTCACCGATACCTTTCAAGAAGCAAACGGATTGTTGTATAGCGATCGCACACCAAAATTCCCCATTGAGGCGATTCGCGCTGCAACCCTTTCAGGAGGTTTATGTACTCCCACAAGCTGTTAA
- the galK gene encoding galactokinase, protein MNFQQIFGQLPQNQASAPGRVNLLGEHTDYNDGFVLPTAIPQSTTVQVGFSTDGQHHFYSEDLDERVDILDINHTPSGFASYIFGCIEVLKSAGYSILPLSLYVKSSVPMGSGLSSSAALEVATLRGIRELLKLPINDVEIAQLAQQAEIHYAGVQCGIMDQMASSLADTEHMLFLDTRTLERRILPFPDGAEIVVIDSGVPRTLAGSGYNQRRAECEEAAQLLNVKALRDITDADAVEELPEPLRRRVRHVVTENNRVLEAVEKVSSSRFGELMNASHASLRDDYEVSVPALDTLVGMLQKTPGVFGARLTGAGFGGASVALVAAGEGKAIATHILEQYNQAGYTGRILVPITNIGE, encoded by the coding sequence ATGAATTTTCAACAAATATTTGGTCAACTACCACAAAACCAAGCCAGCGCACCAGGAAGAGTAAACCTACTTGGTGAACATACAGATTACAATGATGGCTTCGTGCTCCCAACAGCAATTCCTCAATCCACAACGGTACAAGTTGGTTTTAGTACTGATGGACAGCACCATTTTTATTCTGAAGATTTAGACGAGCGAGTAGACATTTTAGATATCAATCATACGCCCTCTGGATTTGCAAGTTATATTTTTGGTTGTATAGAGGTTTTGAAATCAGCAGGATACAGCATTTTGCCACTTTCTTTGTACGTCAAATCTTCCGTTCCGATGGGTTCAGGTTTGTCTAGCAGTGCGGCTTTGGAAGTTGCAACCCTAAGGGGAATACGCGAACTTCTCAAACTTCCTATCAATGATGTGGAAATCGCCCAACTCGCACAGCAAGCGGAAATTCATTACGCTGGTGTGCAGTGCGGCATTATGGATCAGATGGCTTCGAGCCTTGCTGACACGGAGCATATGCTTTTTTTAGATACCCGTACTTTAGAACGACGCATACTGCCTTTCCCAGATGGAGCAGAGATTGTAGTGATAGATAGCGGCGTACCTCGCACACTAGCTGGTAGCGGATACAACCAACGTCGTGCTGAGTGCGAGGAAGCGGCACAATTGCTGAATGTAAAGGCACTACGAGATATTACTGATGCGGATGCTGTAGAAGAGTTACCAGAACCGCTACGACGTCGCGTCCGTCACGTAGTTACAGAAAATAATCGTGTGTTGGAGGCTGTGGAGAAAGTATCATCTTCCCGCTTTGGCGAATTGATGAACGCTTCCCACGCTAGTTTGCGGGATGATTACGAAGTCTCAGTACCTGCACTGGATACGCTGGTAGGGATGTTACAGAAAACTCCGGGAGTGTTTGGTGCTAGGCTAACGGGTGCAGGTTTTGGGGGTGCAAGTGTAGCTTTGGTTGCAGCTGGTGAGGGGAAAGCGATCGCAACTCATATCCTTGAACAATACAACCAAGCTGGCTACACCGGACGAATTTTAGTGCCGATTACAAACATTGGGGAATAA
- a CDS encoding reverse transcriptase/maturase family protein codes for MRNAETVLSVIRDRGYRGLPLDDIYRQLFNPNLYLLAYSRIYKNDGAMTQGVTPETVDGMSIKKIENLIEDIRYERFRWTPVRRINIPKKNGKTRPLGIPTWNDKLVQEVIRLILEAYYEPQFSNSSHGFRPNRGCHTALTIIDRTWQGTKWFIEGDIRGCFDNIDHKILMSILREKIQDNRFLRLIENLLKAGYCEQWKYYSTLSGTPQGSIISPILANIYLDKFDTFIEQTLIREYTSGKCRAENSEYSKLVKLAWYFRKHGQFDKARQLEIKYQKMPSKDVRDPEYRRLKYVRYADDFLLGFIGSFQEAKEIKEKLKTFLAENLQLELSPEKTLITNARNEAASFLGYEILVQYSDDKHTNGKRSINGIIALRIPARFLEEKCALYMRNGKPIHRPELINDDDFTIINIFQSEFRGYVQFYSLAQNIAWLRKLQWVMSSSLMKTLACKYRTSVAKICAKFNKTVKLPQGLRKCVEITVPVEGKKPLVARFGGIQLKRNLKATILDLPTNRKPAFRNELIKRLLADECEICGAKGNIEVHHIRALKDLKIKGRKEKPQWMQIMSARRRKTLMVCPQCHDAIHAGKPTCNRVS; via the coding sequence ATGCGAAATGCCGAAACGGTTTTAAGTGTAATTCGAGACAGAGGTTATCGTGGTTTACCTCTGGATGATATCTACAGGCAACTTTTCAATCCAAATCTGTACCTTTTAGCGTACAGCCGCATCTATAAAAATGATGGGGCGATGACGCAAGGGGTTACACCAGAAACTGTTGATGGGATGTCCATTAAAAAGATTGAAAACCTCATAGAAGATATTCGCTATGAACGTTTTCGGTGGACACCAGTACGGCGAATTAATATTCCCAAGAAAAATGGGAAAACTCGACCCCTGGGTATTCCCACATGGAATGATAAATTGGTTCAAGAAGTAATACGTTTAATATTAGAAGCGTACTACGAACCTCAATTTTCCAACAGCAGTCATGGTTTTAGACCCAATCGTGGATGCCATACGGCATTAACAATAATAGACCGCACTTGGCAAGGAACCAAGTGGTTTATCGAAGGAGATATCCGTGGATGCTTTGACAATATAGACCATAAAATCTTAATGTCAATTCTCCGCGAGAAAATCCAAGATAATCGCTTTCTGAGATTGATTGAAAATTTGCTAAAAGCAGGTTATTGTGAGCAATGGAAATATTACTCTACCCTGAGCGGAACGCCGCAAGGCTCGATTATATCACCCATACTCGCAAATATCTATCTTGACAAATTCGATACATTTATCGAACAGACACTCATCCGAGAGTATACATCTGGTAAATGTCGGGCAGAAAATTCGGAGTATTCAAAACTCGTAAAACTTGCCTGGTATTTCAGGAAACATGGACAATTTGATAAAGCGCGTCAACTGGAAATTAAATACCAGAAAATGCCTTCTAAAGATGTCCGTGACCCTGAATATAGAAGGCTAAAGTACGTCCGCTATGCAGACGATTTTCTACTTGGTTTTATTGGCTCATTTCAAGAAGCAAAAGAAATTAAGGAAAAGCTAAAGACATTTTTAGCTGAAAACCTTCAGTTGGAATTGTCTCCAGAAAAGACCTTAATTACTAACGCCAGGAATGAAGCAGCAAGCTTTTTAGGGTACGAAATTTTAGTTCAATATTCCGACGATAAGCATACCAATGGTAAACGCTCGATTAATGGAATTATTGCACTAAGAATCCCAGCAAGATTTCTAGAAGAAAAGTGCGCTCTATATATGAGGAATGGTAAACCCATTCATCGCCCTGAACTAATAAATGATGATGATTTTACTATTATCAACATTTTCCAATCAGAATTTAGAGGGTACGTACAATTCTATAGCCTTGCTCAAAATATTGCATGGCTCCGAAAACTTCAATGGGTTATGTCGAGTTCACTGATGAAAACTCTTGCCTGTAAATACAGAACTAGCGTGGCTAAAATTTGCGCTAAGTTCAATAAGACGGTAAAGCTTCCACAAGGCTTAAGAAAGTGCGTAGAAATAACCGTTCCAGTAGAAGGTAAGAAACCTTTAGTCGCTCGCTTCGGCGGCATACAATTAAAACGCAACCTAAAAGCAACCATTCTAGACCTGCCAACAAATAGAAAACCCGCGTTCAGAAATGAACTAATTAAACGGCTTCTTGCGGATGAATGTGAGATTTGTGGGGCAAAAGGTAACATTGAAGTTCACCATATTCGCGCTCTTAAAGACCTCAAAATAAAGGGCAGAAAGGAAAAACCGCAATGGATGCAAATTATGTCCGCACGTAGAAGGAAAACTCTCATGGTCTGCCCTCAATGCCATGATGCAATACACGCTGGTAAACCAACATGTAACCGAGTCTCGTGA
- a CDS encoding M24 family metallopeptidase has protein sequence MNEEVSTKLELIRQTKSENEAQGVRLRGTDWFAWATAGASNTVLLTAETGVAEVLVTAQDAWVLTDEIEAQRLQDEELPANFKLHVNPWADADARESFVRDATGGGKVLTDRPILDVEKPLPPSLQHHKRVMMASELERYRQVGQKASVAMTEVLKAAKPTWTEYQLAGAGAEALWASGLHPALTLVAGERRLPLYRHATATGEQIGRQAMMVFCARGYGLYANLTRFVCFGALSDEHADLHCHVREIEAQALNMCKSGTTLDEVYHGLAAAYEQHGFPNAIREHHQGGTTGYLAREVVANPFTKDTLAENMALAWNPSLPGAKIEDTFVILGDGKLENLTFDPNFPSIEVQGRLRPIPLHI, from the coding sequence ATGAATGAAGAAGTTTCGACTAAGCTGGAATTAATTCGCCAAACCAAGAGCGAAAATGAGGCGCAAGGTGTGCGATTACGCGGTACAGACTGGTTTGCTTGGGCGACTGCTGGCGCTTCTAACACCGTGCTGCTAACGGCTGAAACCGGGGTAGCAGAAGTGCTGGTAACAGCCCAAGATGCTTGGGTATTGACGGATGAAATTGAGGCACAGCGTCTACAAGATGAAGAACTGCCAGCTAATTTTAAGTTGCATGTCAACCCTTGGGCTGATGCTGATGCCCGTGAATCTTTTGTCCGGGATGCTACTGGTGGCGGGAAGGTTTTAACTGACCGTCCCATCCTTGATGTAGAGAAGCCATTACCCCCATCTTTACAACATCATAAAAGAGTAATGATGGCAAGTGAGCTAGAGCGATATCGCCAAGTAGGGCAAAAAGCTAGCGTTGCGATGACAGAGGTACTCAAAGCCGCCAAGCCCACCTGGACAGAATATCAGTTAGCGGGTGCGGGTGCAGAGGCGTTGTGGGCTTCTGGTTTGCATCCAGCGCTGACATTGGTAGCCGGTGAGAGACGTTTACCGCTATACCGTCATGCTACAGCCACTGGCGAACAAATTGGACGGCAAGCAATGATGGTATTTTGCGCTAGGGGATATGGTTTGTATGCGAATTTGACACGATTTGTTTGTTTTGGTGCGCTTTCGGATGAACACGCTGATTTACACTGTCATGTCCGCGAAATTGAGGCTCAAGCGCTGAATATGTGCAAATCTGGAACTACTCTAGACGAAGTTTATCACGGCTTGGCGGCTGCTTACGAACAACACGGATTTCCCAATGCCATCCGCGAACATCACCAAGGAGGAACGACCGGATATTTAGCGCGGGAAGTTGTCGCAAATCCATTCACAAAAGATACTTTGGCAGAAAACATGGCTCTAGCTTGGAATCCCAGTTTACCAGGGGCAAAGATTGAAGATACTTTTGTGATTCTTGGTGATGGAAAGTTAGAGAACTTGACTTTTGATCCAAATTTTCCCAGCATTGAGGTACAAGGAAGATTGCGTCCTATACCTTTACATATTTAA